DNA sequence from the Paenibacillus azoreducens genome:
TTTCCATGTGAGAAAACACGTGATGCTTTTGGAAACCCAAACGATTTTGAAAGAAGCCATCCGTTTGTTTGAAGAAGGGGATGTTGAACAGGGGGAGTGGCTGCTGCGCCGAAAAGGGGATGAAATGCTGATTGAGGCTGCTCGCTTTACCGACGAACGTTTGCTGGAAGAAGCGGACATGCTTTATCAGCTCAGCGAACATTATGTGGGAACGTATCAGAATCAAAAAATGCTTAAAATTAAAAATGGTTGATATGTTCGCTCGTTTTTATCATTTCGAAGAAGTCAGCCTAGGTGGAAGCCTGAAGCAACAAGCTGGACTGGATTTTTTAGGCAGGATTCACTTTGCTACAAGTCGAATGGACTACATCGTGCAAGTTAAAATGAGTCTGATTTACTATACGAGCTAGGAGAATCCACATGACTGACAGATTAATTCGATTGATGCGCATCATCACGCTTGTCCAAGCTAAACCCGGCATTTTAGCCAGGGAGCTGGCGGAAAGATGCAGCACCACTGAACGGACAATATATCGCGACATGGAGGCTCTGAGCGCCATGCACATCCCCATAACACATATTGGATACGGAAAGGGGTATCAATTTATCGGCAGCTTTGCTCTATATCCATTCGACTGGACAGAAGAAGAGGCACAGGCTTTTAAGGCGTTGGCCAAAGTGAAGGATACAATCAAGCCGCTACTGCCCGACGGGTTCGAAGGAGCCTATGAAAAAGTAATGGCGGCACATCAAAAACAGCGGCTCGAACGAATGGAAACAGAGCTCAGCGAAAAGGGTACCCCTTTATCGGGAAAACATATCCGAAAACCGACAGCCGAGGAACAGTCGCAATATCTGATACCGATTTTATTTGCAACCTTATCCCAACAGATCATCCAAGCAGAATACTATGTACCGGAGCGGAATGAAATTCTTTACGGCAAGATCGATCCCTACCTGCTTGTTCCCTGGCAGCAGCGATTTTATCTGGTCGGGCGCAACCATAACACAGGGAAATTGTATACTTACCGGCTGAAATATTTTGAGCAGGTTGTAGTGCTGGATGATGTTTTTATCAAAGTACATACCAATATACAGCAAGATTGGCAAGGAGATATTTGTGGAAATGAAGAGGGTGAACCGGTTACATTTAAGATCAGGCTGTCCTCTGCGGCGATTCCGAAATATAAGGAAAAAAAAGATTTCGTTCCGTTTGCGGAAACGCCGGAGAAGGATGGAAGCGTCATTTTGGATATTACGGTTGAGGATGTTCCCGAATTTATGAGCTGG
Encoded proteins:
- a CDS encoding helix-turn-helix transcriptional regulator, yielding MTDRLIRLMRIITLVQAKPGILARELAERCSTTERTIYRDMEALSAMHIPITHIGYGKGYQFIGSFALYPFDWTEEEAQAFKALAKVKDTIKPLLPDGFEGAYEKVMAAHQKQRLERMETELSEKGTPLSGKHIRKPTAEEQSQYLIPILFATLSQQIIQAEYYVPERNEILYGKIDPYLLVPWQQRFYLVGRNHNTGKLYTYRLKYFEQVVVLDDVFIKVHTNIQQDWQGDICGNEEGEPVTFKIRLSSAAIPKYKEKKDFVPFAETPEKDGSVILDITVEDVPEFMSWIVQFGSEAEIIEPVQYREMMKRNLEKWLAVYG